CAGGGGGCTTTCTCGCGTAAGAAATCTCAAAATTGGTCGACCAAACTTTTTTTTGTTGACTCTCCTGCAACGCATTGCACTCCATAGCCTGGAATTTTGAAGGCACTTATGCTGACATATATACCATAATAGGCTCATAAAGCACATATTTACACTTATGCCTGACAATTCTTTTAGATCCTGACGCAAGTCTCTGCCGCTCTCGTGACTCACCCCCCACACTACCCAAATCATCCATTGATCACCATGTTTACGAACTCCTTTGGGCAAACTGGAGCTCACCAGATCACACCAACAATCAATTACCAAAATAGAATTTTTTAACGAAAAACTGGTCTACCAATTTAAAATTGCTTAATTTACCAATCAATAATTAGCAAATTCACTTTTTCATTCTTCTGAATGGTCGAATAATTAAGGACGAATCCAATGGAAATGGCACCTTATTTTAAGACCCGGACCAAATGCATGAAGACTGGATTCAAATGAATGAAGAAGTAACTGGTGAAAAGGGAATTATTACCATTCAAAATCCCAAAAGCCCTTAGAATCTGCAACCTGTTGCATTTCATTAAAATAAAAATTCAACAAATCACTCAACGCTGACAGTATAAAAATTATAAAAAAAAGAATTTCAACACCATTTTGATTGATTTCTTGCAATACAACTTTCAATACTCTATATTGGTCGACCAATTATTGGAGAACCATTAATTATCTTTTTTTCTACTAAACTCAAATTAATTATGAAACGAACATTTCTATCCGGCAAGAAGGCAACGGCCTTTTTCTCAAGAGGCCTAGCGGCAACTATATTGGCCTTTGGGGCTCTTACCTTCGCAACATCTTGTGGAGAAGATGAGAAAGTCGATCCTCCAGTACCCGCAGCAGCGTCTTTTGTCGCTCAAGTGGATGTATTCGAGGTGACCTTCGTTAACTCGTCTACTGGCGCTGTAAGTTCTGCTTGGGATTTTGGAGATGGCAACACCTCTACAGAGCTTAATGTAGTGCACACTTACACCTCACCAGGTGACTACACTGTAACACTAACCGTAACAGGTGAAGCTGAAGACACAGATACTGCTGAAGAAGTAGTGTCAATCGTTATCCCAGAGTCATCTTTTGAAAATGGTGATTTTGATCTGTATCCTGCTGACCATGAAATGTACCAGGCCAACAATGACATGTGGGAACCACCAACTGCAGATGATGGCTGGACAGGACGTGAAGGCTTCAGAGCTGGCGGTATGACCACTGACGGTAAAAAGCTTGAGGATGGCACTAAAACCAATGGTCTTAAAATTTACGGCCCAGAGCGAGGCGCATACCAGGTAGTTGATGTGGTTCCAGGCGCTACTTACGTAGTTACATTCGAAGCAGCAACTGAAGTAATTGACGAGCCAGCTGTTGACTTAGTATCTGCTTATATTCTCTCTGAGGAAATTAAAACAGAGGCGGCTATCACAGAGGCTAACACCATGGCCAAGGTCACGGTAACCAGCTACCCTACTGCAGCTAAGGGTGAGTTCCAAACTTATTCCATGGAATTCACAGCAACCACCGACAAAGTGCTTTTCTTCCTCATCAGTGATGATCCACTTGTGGATGGAACTCGTGAAGTTTGGACAGATAACTACGTTATCGATTTCAAATAAGCGCTATCAAAGCTTAGAATCAAGTATAAAAAAAGGCCGTCTCAAATGTTTGAGGCGGCCTTTTTATTTCCAATTGATTTCTATGGAGTTAATTGTCGAGCTCTCAATTTCCCTAGTTCAAAGGCCGCTCACTTTATTGATCTCGGCCTTCTTTAATAAAAAAGGCTGCCCTTCTGAGACAGCCTCTTTTTTATATTTCATTCCGACATTCATTGCTAAGTGTATCTCAAGCTGGAAACTTGATAAACTAGTAGGTCAAATTCAACCTAAGCTGTTCGTCAGTCTTTGCTTACTTTTCAGCAACTGCCGATTCACTGATATTGCTTTGAGTCAATGAAAAACTCAATATATCACTCAAATGCTCTTTCATGGAGTCAGCAGCCTCATCAGGTCTTTTCTGCTCAATGTGCTCCAATATCTTGTAATGTTCATCCAAAGCGGTAACTGGGCGATCACCCCCGCATACATTGTTTTCCTTGAAGTAGGTAAGAATGTCTGGGGTTATAATCAACATGAGGGATGTAAGCACCGAGTTCTTACTAGCTTCAGCTATTTTCAAGTGGAACAACAAGTCACACTCCACTGAATTTTTACCCTCTGAAACAACCTTTTCGTAATCCGACAATGCACTGGCAATGGATCCAATGTCCTCATTGGTTCTGCGCATAGCCGCAAAACGTGCAGCATTTACCTCCAAAAGAACTCTGGTTTCTACCAAAGCATGAAAATCACTTCCCTGCAATTCAAGCACGTCGGAGATAAGTCCTTCAAGGGCCCCGATTCCAAAACCAGCCACCACTGTACCACTCTGTGGAAGAGTCTTTAAAATACCGTAAAATTCCAGTTTGCGAATAGCATCTCTCACATAAGTTCTGCCTACCCCAAAGCGTTCGCTCAGCATGCGCTCTGCTGGTAGCCTATCTCCCGGCTTCAATTGACCAGAAGAAATCAGTTCCTTAATCTGTTTGATGATTTTATCCCCCGGTTTTTCAATGACAATCTCCTTAAAGTTATTTAGCAAATCCATGACGTTTGGTTAATTATTGGTGTCGATTTTGACCAGCCCATTCTAAATTATATTCTCTTCAAAACTTAAACCACTTTTTATACATTTTTTTACTCCGAACAGTTCCGTCCACCACAAAAAGGACCCTTAAATATAATAAAAGCACATTTGAGCAAGCATTTAGTGGAAATGGACATTAATCGAATGAAAGATAAACATAAATTTTCAGCCTAAAATCCACGACTCACCAGAGATTATCTCTCTATCGTCATCGACGGGTAAATCACATATAAAGGAATTATAAAGGCCTTTCAGACGGGAATATATCATTATCGAGATAATTCCGGATCAAGCAATATTCGTGTGGGGTAACTCCATATAGTTATATTTTGTAAGACCAAATTAATTTACTGCGGATTCAGAAACGTAGGGACGCAAAGGAGGGCGGGGCATCCAAGGCAAGTGTGAATCATTTTGACTCTAACAATTACTAAAAAAAGCCCTTATGCGATTAGTCAAAATGATTTTTTGCGTTGGTGCCTTTTCTTTTGCTTCGTTTTCTTTGGGCAAGCAAAGAAAATGAAGAGTAAATAGCCAATGAGTTGGATCGGGTCTATGAGATGTCAGATCACGTTTCACTGCCATCCTTAATGCAATCTCGCCACAGTAATTCCGCTTGATCCATAATTCCTCACTGCCTCCTAGGCCCAAGCACAAGGGAAATGATGGCAGTAAACAAAAAAAGCCACTCGAATGAGTGGCTTTTTGTAGTCCGTAGGGGAATCGAACCCCTGTTACCAGGATGAAAACCTGGCGTCCTAACCCCTAGACGAACGGACCATTTTGTTTTTGGTGCTGCAAAAATAGATAAGCTCTTTTATTATGCAAATGTTGACCGCAATTATTTTCAAAAAAAATTCCTCACAAAATAATTCTCTTCAAGAGCCCATCCCCGTTGTAAATTTTTCAAAATCCGGCTCAAAAAACTAAAAATCCACCAGCGTTGGAATTATATATGCCCACCAACCAAAGATAATATCGAAACAGCCCTGAGGCTCAGGACAGTAGAGCTGAAAATACTAAAAAAGTGTTCTTTTTGGAAATTTGTTTCTGAATAATCTAGTTATAGATTTGCATCGAATTTGAGCAAAACATTTCAAAACCAATATATATTATGTCAAAAGTAAAAATCGGAATCAATGGATTCGGAAGAATCGGCAGACTGGTATTCAGAGTAGCCGCTGAAAATCCGAATATTGAAGTGGTGGGAATCAACGACCTTATAGATGTTGATTACATGGCTTATATGCTAAAATACGATTCTACACACGGCCAGTTCAAAGGCGATGTAGAAGTAAAAGACGGTAAACTGGTTGTAAATGGTTCTGCAATTCGTGTAACATCAGAAAGAAACCCTGCAGACCTTAAGTGGAGCGACGTAGGCGCTGAGTACATTGTAGAATCTACAGGACTCTTCCTCACCAAAGAATCAGCTAAAGGGCACATCGATGCTGGTGCAAAAAAAGTAATCATGTCTGCTCCTTCTAAGGACGACACCCCTATGTTCGTAATGGGTGTGAACCAGGACGCTTATACCTCTGACATGGTGTTTGTATCAAACGCCTCTTGTACTACCAACTGTCTGGCTCCGATTGCCAAGGTTTTGAATGATAAATTCGGAATTGAGTCTGGCCTGATGACTACTGTACACGCTACCACTGCTACTCAGAAAACTGTAGACGGACCGTCTATGAAAGACTGGAGAGGCGGAAGAGGTGCCGGACAAAACATTATCCCTTCTTCTACAGGTGCAGCCAAAGCTGTGGGTAAAGTAATTCCTGAGTTGAACGGAAAATTAACAGGTATGTCTTTCAGAGTACCTACTCCTGACGTTTCTTGTGTAGACCTTACCGTCAACCTGAAAACTGAAACTACTTACGAAGAAGTATGTGCGGCTATGAAAGCAGCAGCTGAAGGTCCATTGAAGGGTATTCTTGGATATACAGAAGATGCAGTTGTCTCTAACGACTTCCTGGGTGATTCCAGAACTTCGATCTTCGATGCGGGTGCAGGTATCCAATTGACTCCTAAATTCTTGAAAGTGGTATCATGGTACGACAATGAGTGGGGTTATTCTACTAAAGTTGTTGAGCTATTGGAATACATCGCTTCCAAATAAGCATTCACAAATCATTAAAAAAGGGGTTCGGACTATCGTCTGAACCCCTTTTTTTATTCTGCTGGTTAGAACCACCGGATTACTTCACCACAATCTTCCGCGTATATTGCTCATCATTCACCGATACCCTCACGATATACATGGCATTGGAAGGCGGCAACTGGCTCGCATGAAAAGTGATTTGATGCCCACCCTCAGCTAAATCTGAATCAAAAAGTTTCATACTCTGTCCGCTCGTATTGAAGACCTCCAACCTGACATGGGCGGCTGTTTTCAAACTAAATGACACACTGGCTTGAGAGAAAAATGGATTGGGATAGATGGTCAGGTCATTGTCATCAAAAATAGCTGCCCGGCTACCACTACCAGACCAGCTGCCATTGGCATAATAAGACGTAGGCCCACAGGTATACAAGTCAGCCGTCTGATTGGCTCCATTGTTATTGAAGATCACATTGGAGCAATTGGCCGGGATCACTCCATAGTACCAACCGTCACCATTGTTAGTCAGTGTACTACCAGGCCAGCCATTGGTGTAGGTCTGTCCATCCCCCCAGGCATAAAAGTGGGAGTAGCCCTGAACGTAAACTGTGAGGGTACTTCCGCCTCCATTGGGATCAGTGGCATACCATGCTCCATTGCTGTAATAGGGAGAGTCACTACAGGTGTACAAATCACTGGTCTGGTTACTTCCATTGTTGCTAAAAATGATGTTGGCACAGTCCTCCGAAATGCTAATTTCACTCCATCCATTAGGACCAGTACCCAGTGCTGACCCTGGCCAGGCGCCAAGAAGTGGGTTCAAATTGGCATCCCAGGCATAGGCGTGCGTGTAGCCCTGGGCATATACCGTCATAGAGCCAGAGGAACCTCCTCCGCCACCTCCTGGCTCGCTTGCATACCAAGTGCCATTCTCATAGTAAGGCATGTCATTGCAAGTGCTAAGGTCTGCTGTCTGGCCAGCTCCATTGTTGCTGAAGATCACGTTCGAGCAGTCTGCGGAGATGGTCACTTCATTCCATCCACCAGCCCCGGCAGTCATCGCCGTGCCTGGCCAGGCGCCAAGGAGTGGATTTTGATTACTATCCCAGGCATAAGCATGACTATAACCCTGCACATATACGGTCATGGAGCCACCTCCGCCTCCACCACCTGTGCCTCCTTCAGACCATACAGCATAGTTGGTTCCTGATGCAGCCAAAGTCCAGGTACTACCCATCCCCTCAGCCGCAGGATCTCCCCAGTTGCCATAACCCATCTTCAGGAAAACAGAATGGATATCTCCCGCAATGGAGGCCACGTACAATCCATTTTCGCTCCGATGAATCGTGACCGGGCTCTCACTATGAATCCCGGCATCCTTCCTCACCTGGATCAGCGCCTTGATCTCGTTGGTCACCGCTGATCCCCACTCATACATGTGCGGCCAGTAGATACAGGGTACTCCTGGGTGAGTCAGCAGGTAGGCGTAAGACTGACCTACATTGTTACCATTCAATACATTGTTGCCGGGATCGTAATCCGGAGTGTCATGGTTTTCAATAAAAGTGGTATAATGCCGTGGGTCCCAGCCAATACCTCCTGAAGGTGCCCCCTGAGTAGACAGATATGAATAATTATTATCCTTAATCACCGCCTTGAGGGTGTAATAAGTGGAAAAATCAAAGGCTGTAGAGCCGGTGGCATTTACCCAGTCCTGAACCACTTGCTTGTTGGCACTCCAGTTTTCACCTACAGAAAATGTGGGATTGGTGTGACCGTTATATACTGTGAAATAATAAGGATCAAACCCATGTACAAAGTCGTAACGCCAGCCGTCATAGCCAATGGCTTTCAGATTGTCCAAAAAAGCCTTGATGTCGTTCTGCACAAAGCCCTGCGAATGATCAATATCCCTGGCAGCAGCGTATGGGGTACCCGAGTCGTTATTGCCTCTCAGAGAGATTCCACTATAAGCCGAATTGCTCCAGACCTCATCGTCACCGGTAATGGAGTTGGTTCCCCAGGTAGGGTTGGTGAAATCCACCCAATTGGTTGACCCCACCCGATGGTTGACCACAATGTCTGCAATGGCTTCTATACCCAATCCATTCAGGGTAGAGAGCAGGCTCTGATGCTCAGCCAGTGATCCATACGAGTTAGCGAAATTATTGAGTTCTCTGGGGAGGTAGCCCTCCAATGACCCGGCATCACTCGGAGGCGGAAGCCAGATCATGTCAATACCGGCGGCATTCATATCCGCAGATTTGCCTTCCAAATGACTGTACCAGTCACCCGGATAATCATGAGAAGATTCCCAGTAAAAACCCTGGAGAAGCACCCGGCCATCATTGGCGGCCTGGGCACCGGCGCTCATCATGAGCAGTAAAAAAGCGATAGAAAGTAAGAGGTGTTTCATCATTGATTGGATTTTGGTTAGCATTTTAAAATTTGTGATAACCAATCTCCCCTCTTATACCCTCTCATTCGCCTCATTTCATAACGCGAGACGGATCACATAGCCCGATTGATCCAGTGACACCATGATATCTCACATCAAAAAAATGCCCCTGAGGCGCTCAAAATAGATTAAATGTAGAAAATCGTGTGAATTTTAGTGGTACTATCAGACTGAAGCCAGCACCGCATAGAGTTTTTCCTGCTCTATAGGCTTGAGCAAAAAACCGTTGAAAAACTGTGAAGATTCATCACCAAAGCCCACCATCACATCAGCGGTGAGGGCATATATAGGCGTGTTAACATTGGGGTTGTTCGTATTCCGGATGCGCTGCGAGGCCTCTATGCCATCCATGCTAGGCATATGAATATCCATGAGAATACAATCAAATACCTGTGACTCGGCCAACTTTACCGCCTCCTCGCCATTGCGGGCGTGTACACTTTCCATCCCCCAGTTGCCCAGTAGCTTCAGGGAAACCATGGCATTGATCATATTATCCTCCGCCAGCAAAATAGACTTGGGATTGAGTTTTTTCCTTCGGGTTTCGGTTTTCAAGCGGCGCGGCTCTGCCTTTTCCAGATATAGGGTAAAATAAAAAGTGGCTCCGTGCCCCACCTGACTCTCCACATGGATATTGCTTCCGTGCAACTCAATTAATTTTTTCACAATGGCCAGCCCCAATCCCGAGCCCCCATATTTTTTGCTTTTGTGAAACTGCGGCTGAGAGAAACTATCAAACACCTCATGAATAAAGTCCTCCTCTATGCCGATCCCCGTATCCACCACACTGAATCTGAGCAGGTCTTTATTGTTTTTTGTCTCCCCGTATTCGATATTCAGACTGACGGATCCCTTCTCCGTGAATTTGATAGCATTACTTACCAGGTTGCCCAAAATCTGAGTAATACGTGTTTCGTCAACCTTATAAAAATCAGAGACCTGTTCTGAAATGTGCATTTTCAAACTGATGCCTTTCTCAATAGCCATGTTGCTATAGGTAAGACGTATATTTTCCATCAACTTCCTGAACGCCACGGTCGATGGCTGCAACCTCAGTTTGCCTACGTCCAGCTTGTTGAAATCCAGAATATCATTAATGATCCTCAGAAGGTTGTTGGAAGAAAAACTGAGTGAACTCAATAGACTTACCTGATCCTCCCGGGCGCTCTCCTGCAATAATGAGGTGATGGTGGTCACGGCATTCAGCGGAGTTCTGATCTCATGACTCATCGTAGAGAGGAAGTCCTGCTTCATCTTGGAGGACTGCTCTGCTTTATTCTTTTTATCCATGATCTCAGCCTTCTCACGCTGATTTTCAGCATCTTTTTGTAGACGCTCCATGGTAGTGATGGCATCATAGCTGTGGATGACTTTCTGGGTCTGTGCACCTATAAGGACTTCCTTTTCGGTCACATAATCCTCGATGTAGCCGAGGGCATTCTCAAAATCCCCACGCTCTTTGAAAATCCGATATAGCAGGTTGTTACATTTGGATTTGATCACCACCAGGTTGTACAGTCCTGCGAAATTCAACGCTCCCTTCAGTGCTTCTATCGCCTTGTCCAGATCCCCCTCCTCATAGTACATCACCCCAAGCTTGTGGTAGCACATGCCCAATCCCAGCAACTCTCCGATCTCCCTGTGCAGCCGTATGGCTTCCTGGTAGGCCTCTTTGGCACGGTTACTTTGCCCTTTTTTCACATAGACCTTGGCTTTTCCGTACAGGGCAAATGCCAAGCCCCGCTTATCCCCGAGCTCCTGCTTCATCTGAAATGACCGCTCAATAAGCTGTTCGGCCTTTTCTGTGTCGTTCTGGTTAAGGTAAATACCCGAAAGGGGGTTATAGGCGTCCGACTCCAGGTCTCTGGCACCGATCCTTCTGGCAGCCTGGGCAGATCGCTCATAGGCCATGATGGCATTGCGCTCATCACCAAAATACTCGTAAATCCCCCCGAGAAATTTCTGAACTCCAGCCAAATTATAGTAATCCTTTGTCCGATTGTAGATATCCAGACAATCCAGGAGATAAATGAGGCTCAGGTGATAATTTTCTGACTTATAATGAATTTCTGCCAGTTGGAATTTGCTGCGGGCAATGAGCTCCTCCTCGCCCAGCACCTGATAAAGCCCGATGGCTTCCCTGATATAATGAATGGATTGATCAATTTCACCGAGGGCCTGGTGCAACTCTGAGAGCTTATACAGACTTCTGGCCATCAGCCCGGTATCATCCAGCTTCATACTGAGCTCAAGCGCTCTGCTAGCCAATCCCAAGCCAATGTGCAAGTCGATATCCTGCTGATTGGCTCTTTTCAGAAATTGTAAAACTCTCTTCGCATCTGTCAGGTCGGTGTAATACATTCGGCGGTCTGGCTGTTAGCAATCCTGAAAATACAAAATCCCCACCTTTTGGAGGGCTTTCTATGTAAAAAGAATTTACATAGTCAGTCGGATCAAGAAAGGTTCTTTATCATACCGTTTTAAATAAATATCCTCCGGAGCAAGCGCTTTCGGATTTCTGGAAACTCCAAAAAAAACAAAGCGCTCCTACAGTACCTGCAGGAGCGCTCATTGATTTCAAAAAAACCAGCCCCCTCGGGGCTGGTTGGAACAGACTCTGTGAGCCTGCCCCCGCCTTAGTATCATTTTTTAACCAGTCTGAAAACCTGGCCTTCTACCTTGATCAAGTACATTCCAGCAGGCAATTCACCAATCTCCAGCTGATGATTGGTAACACCTGATCGTACCAGATGACCTACTGCATCATAAAGCTCCAATGGTTTGGACTCTGAAGATTTTATCATCACAAAGTTCACTGCCGGATTTGGATACACCTCTATGAGTTCCGCTCGTTCAACACCCAGTATTGGCTCACCAGCCTCGATGGTCAGGGTGCCATTTAACAGAACGAATGAATAATTATGATCCATCTCCGCCACCAATACAATGGGATATGCCCCAGGCATACTGGAAGGAGTTGCCGTAGTAGAAGCTACCGGCTCCTTCTGAAGGTCAGCTTTGGTATCTCCATTCACAAATCCTGAATAAGTCACTGTAAGTGCCGGGATCAAATCACCTTCTGTGATCACCACATCATTGGCAGTCACCGTCAACGTGGCTTTCCCAATAGTTAATTCCGCGCTTTCATACTGAAGGTCATAGTTGACACCCGCTGATATGCTACCCAAGCTAATCAGGTACACGCCTGCGTTCTCTCCAGCTACCCTCATCAAAGCTCCCGATAGTACATCTTCTCCTATCAACTCCCCTCCGGAAATGGAATAGGTCAATTCAGGATCAGACTCACCATAAACTTTCGTTTTGGCATCAGCAGCCACAGTAAGGGCCGCCTTAGTGATCGTTAATTCTGCGCCTTC
This Marinoscillum sp. 108 DNA region includes the following protein-coding sequences:
- a CDS encoding PKD domain-containing protein, with product MKRTFLSGKKATAFFSRGLAATILAFGALTFATSCGEDEKVDPPVPAAASFVAQVDVFEVTFVNSSTGAVSSAWDFGDGNTSTELNVVHTYTSPGDYTVTLTVTGEAEDTDTAEEVVSIVIPESSFENGDFDLYPADHEMYQANNDMWEPPTADDGWTGREGFRAGGMTTDGKKLEDGTKTNGLKIYGPERGAYQVVDVVPGATYVVTFEAATEVIDEPAVDLVSAYILSEEIKTEAAITEANTMAKVTVTSYPTAAKGEFQTYSMEFTATTDKVLFFLISDDPLVDGTREVWTDNYVIDFK
- a CDS encoding FadR/GntR family transcriptional regulator, with product MDLLNNFKEIVIEKPGDKIIKQIKELISSGQLKPGDRLPAERMLSERFGVGRTYVRDAIRKLEFYGILKTLPQSGTVVAGFGIGALEGLISDVLELQGSDFHALVETRVLLEVNAARFAAMRRTNEDIGSIASALSDYEKVVSEGKNSVECDLLFHLKIAEASKNSVLTSLMLIITPDILTYFKENNVCGGDRPVTALDEHYKILEHIEQKRPDEAADSMKEHLSDILSFSLTQSNISESAVAEK
- the gap gene encoding type I glyceraldehyde-3-phosphate dehydrogenase, which gives rise to MSKVKIGINGFGRIGRLVFRVAAENPNIEVVGINDLIDVDYMAYMLKYDSTHGQFKGDVEVKDGKLVVNGSAIRVTSERNPADLKWSDVGAEYIVESTGLFLTKESAKGHIDAGAKKVIMSAPSKDDTPMFVMGVNQDAYTSDMVFVSNASCTTNCLAPIAKVLNDKFGIESGLMTTVHATTATQKTVDGPSMKDWRGGRGAGQNIIPSSTGAAKAVGKVIPELNGKLTGMSFRVPTPDVSCVDLTVNLKTETTYEEVCAAMKAAAEGPLKGILGYTEDAVVSNDFLGDSRTSIFDAGAGIQLTPKFLKVVSWYDNEWGYSTKVVELLEYIASK
- a CDS encoding glucan 1,4-alpha-maltotetraohydrolase domain-containing protein; translation: MMKHLLLSIAFLLLMMSAGAQAANDGRVLLQGFYWESSHDYPGDWYSHLEGKSADMNAAGIDMIWLPPPSDAGSLEGYLPRELNNFANSYGSLAEHQSLLSTLNGLGIEAIADIVVNHRVGSTNWVDFTNPTWGTNSITGDDEVWSNSAYSGISLRGNNDSGTPYAAARDIDHSQGFVQNDIKAFLDNLKAIGYDGWRYDFVHGFDPYYFTVYNGHTNPTFSVGENWSANKQVVQDWVNATGSTAFDFSTYYTLKAVIKDNNYSYLSTQGAPSGGIGWDPRHYTTFIENHDTPDYDPGNNVLNGNNVGQSYAYLLTHPGVPCIYWPHMYEWGSAVTNEIKALIQVRKDAGIHSESPVTIHRSENGLYVASIAGDIHSVFLKMGYGNWGDPAAEGMGSTWTLAASGTNYAVWSEGGTGGGGGGGSMTVYVQGYSHAYAWDSNQNPLLGAWPGTAMTAGAGGWNEVTISADCSNVIFSNNGAGQTADLSTCNDMPYYENGTWYASEPGGGGGGSSGSMTVYAQGYTHAYAWDANLNPLLGAWPGSALGTGPNGWSEISISEDCANIIFSNNGSNQTSDLYTCSDSPYYSNGAWYATDPNGGGSTLTVYVQGYSHFYAWGDGQTYTNGWPGSTLTNNGDGWYYGVIPANCSNVIFNNNGANQTADLYTCGPTSYYANGSWSGSGSRAAIFDDNDLTIYPNPFFSQASVSFSLKTAAHVRLEVFNTSGQSMKLFDSDLAEGGHQITFHASQLPPSNAMYIVRVSVNDEQYTRKIVVK
- a CDS encoding ATP-binding protein, coding for MYYTDLTDAKRVLQFLKRANQQDIDLHIGLGLASRALELSMKLDDTGLMARSLYKLSELHQALGEIDQSIHYIREAIGLYQVLGEEELIARSKFQLAEIHYKSENYHLSLIYLLDCLDIYNRTKDYYNLAGVQKFLGGIYEYFGDERNAIMAYERSAQAARRIGARDLESDAYNPLSGIYLNQNDTEKAEQLIERSFQMKQELGDKRGLAFALYGKAKVYVKKGQSNRAKEAYQEAIRLHREIGELLGLGMCYHKLGVMYYEEGDLDKAIEALKGALNFAGLYNLVVIKSKCNNLLYRIFKERGDFENALGYIEDYVTEKEVLIGAQTQKVIHSYDAITTMERLQKDAENQREKAEIMDKKNKAEQSSKMKQDFLSTMSHEIRTPLNAVTTITSLLQESAREDQVSLLSSLSFSSNNLLRIINDILDFNKLDVGKLRLQPSTVAFRKLMENIRLTYSNMAIEKGISLKMHISEQVSDFYKVDETRITQILGNLVSNAIKFTEKGSVSLNIEYGETKNNKDLLRFSVVDTGIGIEEDFIHEVFDSFSQPQFHKSKKYGGSGLGLAIVKKLIELHGSNIHVESQVGHGATFYFTLYLEKAEPRRLKTETRRKKLNPKSILLAEDNMINAMVSLKLLGNWGMESVHARNGEEAVKLAESQVFDCILMDIHMPSMDGIEASQRIRNTNNPNVNTPIYALTADVMVGFGDESSQFFNGFLLKPIEQEKLYAVLASV